TGTTGAGCCATGTACCCGGGGTGGAGATCTGTCGTCCCGGCCGTTGGAGTTCGCCCGTCAGTGCCGGTACCAGCCACTGCGCGGGGAGAGTTCAAGCAGTTCCCGCGCTACTTTCTCCGGGTTAACTGAGAGCCTCTTCTGCCAGACCTCCTTTGCGATGGCCGGTGGGTGAACTCCTCCTCCTCCAACTCCACGGGACGGGCATCGTTCGCGCGTGGGACATGGATGAAGGGCTCACCATGGCCCGTGTCGAGGTGCACCACGCGCGTGCTGCTGCAAACAGTGGACAGTGTCCAGACAAACCAAAACTGCCCACCGACAAACTGTGGCTGAAGCCTGTCCAGGAATTCACAGCCTCGGCCCTGGCCGGCGCGCCCATCTTCCTATACTTCAGCCCTCACTCTCAGCATGGCCTCTATCCTGTCTATGCTCATGCTCAAGCGGGAGAACTTCCATCAGCTACTGACGGAGATAGCGTTGATCTGGCCTGGGTATGTGAAGTTCCCGATCAGATCCAGCAAGTCGCCAGCAGACACCACAATATAATCCAGAACGATTAATGTCTCCGCCTCCGTCAACGCCTTATCGGAGATGATGTTAAGCGGCGTCGAGTGGAGGAGTTTGCTCGTATAAGGGTAGAGGAACCGATAGTGCTTTTCCATGCCAGCGTCCTTCGCGCGATCGGCCCAATTCCATTTATTGATCGCTATGCCGAACATTCGCGCATCGAGCAGGGATGGCAGCACAGTATCGAACTCCGCCTTGTGCTGAATTACCTTACTCAACTGCCCCTGGTACTTAGGGATGGTCTTCGTTCTCAGCAGATGGGCTTGGTAGCCGTACCCGTTCGAAGTGGCCGGTTCCGAAAACAAGCTGAACTCGCGCCGAACCATGTCGTCCAGCATGTCGGTTTTTGACCTATGCTCGGCTTGCGCCTCTGCAATCGCTTCCGGCGATGGATCGCTGGCAACTATTTCGCCAACTGTCGACATCAGAGCGTGGTCATCAAGTTCTTCGACAGACTCAAACAGATCTGCCTCATCCGAGATCTTCGTGATCAGGCCCTGGAGGCTGTCGATTTGCCCTCGAAGGAGTTGGCTGTAGAAAACCAAGCCATATCGGTGGTCATTCGACATGAGCCGAAGCCAGGCTAAGTTCTCAAAAATGTTGCGAGCTATGGCTAGCAGCTCAAGGGTTTCATATGGCCCGTCCCGTCGAAGGAGGCCCTCTAATTTGTCGAGAGTGCCAAGGTGAGCGAGGTGAATCCACCAAATGGCGGAGTGGTTGCGTTCCCGCTCAGAGGAAAGCCTGAATTCGAGGAGCGTCCGCTGCCCAGCAGCGCGGGCTCGGATGAGCGGAGCACGGTTACGGACGGTATTTCTAAATTCGTCTATCAGCGACTGAGCTGTCCTAGCGCCCATCCTGCCCCCTTTTTGGTATAGGCCAGTGAAAAAGCCTAGCTTGGGTAGGTACAATATCCGGTTTGGCTCGCACACGCATGATTGTCAGATCAGAGGCGATGTGGTGCCAGAGGCCTTCTGCATCCACCGGGCCCGACGCCGCACCGCTCTGGCCTTCCGCCACTGAAGCGACCGCATTGGGAGGATAGAGCGGCAGTTTCCTAAACCGCAGACAGCGGATAGCCGCCAGCCTTCTCCACCGCCGCCACGATCTGCTCGCGCAACTCCGTGGGGTTATACGGAGTGAAGAGCTGAAGTGGCGCAATCCGGGCCAGGTGCTGCTGGAGCGCCTCGCCCTTCGCCGAAGCGCACAGCGCGCGCCGCGTCCGCTCGAACGAGCGGGCCATGGCCTCCATCCCGTACAGCCGCGCCATCGCCACCCGGGTCGCATCCAGCGCCCCATCGGAGGCGCTCTGCCGCGTGCGCGTCACCATCGAGTCCAGCGCGAACGCGTCCATCACCACGTCCGACAGCCCCGCCAGCACCTCCTGGTGCTGATCCAGCTCCGTGCCGAACGTCTCCGCCGCCACCTTGAGCCCGTAGAGCGCCATGCGCTTGAGGCACTCCGCCGCGCGCTCCTCCGCCGCCAGCGCGTCCTCCCGGCGCGCCCGCGGCACCCCACCCTGCTCCAGCTCGTCCTCCACCGACTGCGCCACCGCCATCAGCGGAAGCTGCCCCTTCACCGCCCGCTTCAGCAGCAGCCCGGTGATGAGCATCCGGTTGATCTCGTTCGTGCCCTCGAAGATGCGGTTGATGCGCGCATCCCGGTACGCCCGCTCCACCGGATACTCCTCGATGTAGCCCGCCCCGCCGTGGATCTGCACCGCGTCGTCCACCAGCTGCCCGATCGCCTCCGAGCCGAACACCTTCATGATCGACGACTCGATCGCGTACTCCTCGATGGCCGCTATCACGTGCGCGTCGTAGTCCTTCGCCTGCCGCTCGTGCCCCGCCAGCTTCCCGTCCACCAGCCCCGCCGTCCGGTACGTCATGGACTCGTTCGCGTAGATCACCGTGGCCATGCGCGCGAACTTCTCGCGCGTCAGCGGGAAGCTCACCACCGGCGTGCCGAACTGCTTGCGCTCCTGGGCAAAGCCCAGCGCGTTCTCGAGCTGGATCTTCATCCCGCCCGTCACACCCGCCCCCAGCTTGAGCCGGCCGTAGTTGAGGATGTTGAACGCGATCTTGTGCCCGCGGCCGATCTCCCCCAGCACGTTCTCCACCGGCACCCGCGCGTCCTCGAAGTACAGCGGGCATGTGGACGAGCCACGGATGCCCATCTTGTGCTCCTCGGGCCCCACCGTGAATCCCGGCGTGTCCTTCTCCACGATGAAGCCCGTGAACTTGTCCCCGTCCACCTTCGCGAACACCACGAACACATCCGCGAACGCCGCGTTCGTGATGTAGAGCTTCGAGCCGTTCAGCACGTAGTGCTTCCCGTCGGGCGACAGCACTGCCTTCGTCTTCGCCCCGAGCGCATCGCTCCCGCTGCCCTGCTCCGTCAGCGCGTACGCCGCCACCCACTCGCCCGTGGCCAGCTTCGGCAGGTACTTCGCCTTCTGCTCCTCGTTGCCGAACCAGACGATCGGCAGCGTGCCAATGCCCGTGTGCGCGCTGAACGTCACCGACCAGGAGCCCATGACGCTCATGGCCTCGGTGATCAACATGGACGTCGTCTTGTCCAACCCCAGCCCGCCGTAGGCCTCGGGGATGTCGATCATCAGCAGGCCCAGCTCGCCCGCGCGCCGCAGCAGCTCTTTCAGCAGCGCGTTGTCCTTGGACTCGATGCGCTCGGCCTGCGGCAGCACCTGCTCACGGCTGAACTGCATCGCTGTCTTCAGGTACAGGCGATGGTCTTCCGTGAACTGCTCCGGCGTCATGATGCGCTGCGAGCCCACCTCCTCGAGGAGGAACGCGCCACCTGCGGGCAGCTCGGTGGACTGCGACGTCTCGGTACTTGCGGCCATCTGGCACCTCCCACGGGCGTGCCCTCTTGCTCAGCACGCATGGTGAAAACACCGCGTGGGCAAGGTATGGCGCACCGCAACACGGCGCCACTAAGGAAGCAGCGTTTTCCTACCCACCGTCCCGAGGCCGGTGAGGGGTGGGATAAACCAAACAGAGCGTCTCGAAGAGCGGCTCTCCTGGCGCTGTGTATACAGCGCTCAGCGCCCGCACCGCCTGCGCCACCTCCGTCCCGAACGAAGGCACCAGGCAGATATCTTCGGCCGTCTTGAAGCGGCCCTTGAGCCGCTCCAGCCCCTTGCGCAGCGTGGCGATGTCCTGCTTGCCACCCCGCACCGGAACCGAGGGCCCGTTGGGGTCTCTCCCCGGCAGCTTCCCCACGCTCGTGGTCAGCTCGAAGCCGTCCGAGCGCTGGATGATGCGCAGCTTCCCCGGCGCCACCTCCGCCAGCCACGCCCGGAAGCCCTCCTCG
The nucleotide sequence above comes from Hyalangium minutum. Encoded proteins:
- a CDS encoding acyl-CoA dehydrogenase family protein, which translates into the protein MAASTETSQSTELPAGGAFLLEEVGSQRIMTPEQFTEDHRLYLKTAMQFSREQVLPQAERIESKDNALLKELLRRAGELGLLMIDIPEAYGGLGLDKTTSMLITEAMSVMGSWSVTFSAHTGIGTLPIVWFGNEEQKAKYLPKLATGEWVAAYALTEQGSGSDALGAKTKAVLSPDGKHYVLNGSKLYITNAAFADVFVVFAKVDGDKFTGFIVEKDTPGFTVGPEEHKMGIRGSSTCPLYFEDARVPVENVLGEIGRGHKIAFNILNYGRLKLGAGVTGGMKIQLENALGFAQERKQFGTPVVSFPLTREKFARMATVIYANESMTYRTAGLVDGKLAGHERQAKDYDAHVIAAIEEYAIESSIMKVFGSEAIGQLVDDAVQIHGGAGYIEEYPVERAYRDARINRIFEGTNEINRMLITGLLLKRAVKGQLPLMAVAQSVEDELEQGGVPRARREDALAAEERAAECLKRMALYGLKVAAETFGTELDQHQEVLAGLSDVVMDAFALDSMVTRTRQSASDGALDATRVAMARLYGMEAMARSFERTRRALCASAKGEALQQHLARIAPLQLFTPYNPTELREQIVAAVEKAGGYPLSAV